GCCAATTCGGCGAGTATCTTTCTGTTGACAGAAACGCCAGCGAGTTTCAGACCGTGGATGAGTTCGCTGTATTTCAACCCTGCCATTCTTGCTCCTGCGTTGATCCTTGTGATCCACAATTTTCTGAAGTCCCTTTTCTTCTGCTTCCTACCAAAGTAGGCAAATACTCCTGAGCGAATATAGTACTGCTTAGCAAGGCGATACCTCCTACTGAGAGCTCCCCTGTATCCCTTTGCTGCCTTCAAATATTTTCTCTTTTTCTTTCTCGAGTTAATTCCACCTTTGACGCGCATCCTTTATCACCTCTTCATCGATTATAATCCCAGACTCTTTTTTACTTTTTTAGCCATACCTTTGGAAAGTTCTTCCCATTTTCTGGCTTCCCTTCTGTTACTTTCGCTCTTCTTGCCTGTATTATGATTTCTTCCAGAGTGTTGTCTCATTACCTTGCCGCTTCCCGTTATCTTGAAACGTTTTGCGGTGGCTCTGTGTGTTTTCATCTTGAGTTTACCCATCAGCTTTACCTCCCTGAGGTGATTTTGGTTTGAGTATCATCCACATATCCCGACCTTCCATCTTCGGTGCTCTGTCAACTTCTGCTATATCTTCAAGCTCAAGTCTGACCTTTTCCAGAAGTTGGGCTCCCTGCTCACTGAAGGCCATTTCTCTACCCCGGAACATGATCACAACTCTCACTTTACTTCCTTTTGAAAGGAATTCTCTTATCCTGTTGACCTTTGTCATGAAATCATGAGTATCAATACGAAGTCTGAATTTCATCTGTTTAAGCTGAGACTGTTTCGAGCGTTTTTTGGCTTCTCTCTCTCTCTTTTCTTTTTCGTATTTGTACTTTCCGAAATCCATGATCCTCGCAACTGGAGGATTGGCATTAGGTGCTACAAGTACTAAATCCAGACTCTTCTCTTGAGCGATCTTAATGGCTTCATCTGTTGGAAGAATCCCAAGTTGCTCCCCGTCTTCATCTACGACTCGAACTTTTGGCGTTCGAATGTCAGTGTTCTTAATGATTTTCTTTTCATCCCTAGCTATAAAGCATCACCTCACAAAGAAAAAAGGCGGAAATTGCCCGCCTGTCAATACTCCTTATAGTTATTGACCCCTCGGCTTCAGGCGGGGGTGGGAGCCAGGCTCCGCTTACTTTTTTTAAATTAACTGGTGGGCCGTGCAGGAATCGAACCCGCAGCCTACTGATTAAGAATCAGCCGCTCTGCCTGTTGAGCTAACGGCCCACTCGCTACTTATTTTAGCTCAATAAACCCGAGCTGTCAACATATCCAGAAGTTCATTCATATAAATCTTCTCTGAAATTTGCGAAATATCCATGTGAATCACCCTTTTCGGTATATCTATATGTGTCTATTTCAGAGAGGTTAAGTTCCGCCCATATAATGCCTTCAGCGTTTCCTGCATCAGCAAGTAACCTGCCACCAGGTGAAACTATTCGGCTTCTTCCAATGAACTCCATCTCAGAGCTTTTGCCAATCTGGCTTGCCGTCACGAGGAAAGCACCGTTCTCGATTGCTCGAGCTCTTGTCGTGGTTTCGTATATTAACTCTCGTTCCCTCCCGAAGGCAAAAGGAACGAGAAGAATGTGAGCACCTTTCTTGACAAGTGTTCTTGAAACTTCCGGGAAGCCAATCTCATAGCACATGAGAACGCCAAAATTCACTCCGGAATAACTGAAAGTAAACAACGTTTTTCCGGGCTTGAAGACTTCCTTTTCTTTTCTGAACAGGTGCGTCTTATCGTAAAAGAGTGGATCATTATAGGGCAACATGACCACGGTAGAATTGTAAAGATCTTTACCAGCTTTTCTCGCGATTCCACCAACGATCGCTACATCGTTAAAATCTGCTACGGCAGACAGAGTTTCAATAGTTTCATCGTACATTTCTACCGCGTTATTCAATACCTCTTCCGATGTACCGTATCCAGTGTTAAACATTTCTGGAAGCAGGATCAAATCAATGCTTTTCTCAGTTAACAGTTCGATGTATGTTACGGCCTTTTCAAGATTTTCACCGGGGTTTTTCGGATCTGAAAAGAATTGAACAATGCCAACTCTGATTTTGTTTTTAGCCATTTTTAAGCCTCCAGATTACCGATTTTTTTGGATATCTCTATTTGTCTCTGCCACTGCCCTTTTATTATACCTCTGGCAGCGAGACGTCCGATGACCTTCAGATTCTCTGGTGAGATCACTGCTTTTAGATTCTCAAAGGGTGTTCCAGGTAGTGGCATGAACGTGTGACCATGGATTATAGCACCATATTTTTCATGTAACTTCAGTGAAATTTCCAGCGATTTTTGAATGTCCTCCTGAGTTTCAAAAGGAAAACCGAATATCATATCCACATAAGGAGTGAATCCCTTTCGAGCGATTAGCTCAATGGCTTTCACTGCTCCTTCAACGGTGTGACCTCGCCTTAAAAGTTTCAATATTCTTTCACTCCCGCTCTGGAGACCGATAACAATTGTCCGATTGTCACAGTAGTTTTTAACGAGCTCAAGAACGTCTTCTGTAACAGACTCAGGTCTAACATCCGAAGGGAAGGAACCGAAATACACTTCCCTCATTCCGACCTCTCTAACACCCTTCAACAGTTCTTCGATAGTCTTTACGTCCGGAATGACGCCATTTGCTGAGCCGTAACCGAAAGCGTTAGGTGAGATGAAACGTGCAACCTTTCGCCCGAGTTCAACACTTTTTCTTGAGAAAGCGATTATTTGCTCCAAACTCCTGTGCCTGATCCTCCTGCCAAATAGTCTCGGGGTCTGGCAGTAATTACAACTGAAAGGGCAACCGCGCGTAATTTCAATGGGAGAGAAGAGCCCATGCTTCATTGAAAAAGGAGGAAATTTGTTGAGGTCAATTATTTCAGAGGTTTTCCACAATCCAGGCTCTGGTCGTGTGATAAACGTCCGGAAACTCTCTTCAGCTTCACCGATAAATACTGCAAAAAAACCGGCTTTTAACAGTTGTTCGCCACGGGCAGAAGCATGGGGACCTCCTGCAATGACCCTGTATCCTTTATTTATGAGCTCTTTTGCAAGTCTCAAGTGCTCATGCGCTTCCGGGCTCATGAAGGATAGTGCTATATAAGTGTCCCTTGATAGGGACTTGAGTTTTTCCTTATCGTCGACCAAAACAACTGAGAAATCCAAATCCTCGGTTGCTCCCAGGAGAGCAGCTATACTGTATCTATTGCTTTTTGTTCTATAGAAAGCTATTTTCAAACCACTACTCCCCTTTTTCAGAAGGGTGTTGAAGGATTTTCCGAACATCCTGCCAGACCACCATTGTCATCAGGAAGACACTAATCAAGATCCCTGAAAAGCCCATCTTGGCATTGGCGAGGATGGAAATGCCGGCAGCAACAAATCCTCCAAACATGACAGAGGATAAAATCGCTAAGACTTTTGAAAACCTTGAAGGAAAGAGTAAATCGAATGAAAAAGACAAACCTTCGGTGCCAAGGAAGAGATAACCAAAGGCTATCAGTGTAAGAGGTCTCTGTAACAATGCAATATCCTGTCCTTTCATATATCCAAGGGCAGCGATAGCATAAATAAGCAGAAGAGTGAGTGTTTGCAGTTGTGGTATCCATTCCTTGTTACCGCTAATGGTTCCAATTATCAGAACAGAAGCTATTGCAATGGAAAAAATCGTTGAAAAACCCAGCCGTGGTAATAACACGGCTGGGAGTAGAGAGAAAACAAGTCTATACAGCATCAAATCCCTCCGAAATCACAGTGCTCCATTAGCTTTAAGCCAATTTTCAGCCTTTTCTTTAGCTTCTTCACTTACTTTCACATAGTCTTCATAAATCGGCATTTCAAGAACCTTCTTGCAGTACTCTATAGCTCTGTCTTTCTTATCCCATTTGTCGTAAAGCATGGCGAACTCATAGTACGTGTCGAGGTAGGCAGGATTCAAGCTTATGGCCTTAAGGAACAGTTCTTCGGATTTTTTGAAATCTTTGAAAGGCCACGGTGTATCACGATATCTCATTGCCATTGCGAAGAAAGGGAAATGATTGTCAGGAAGCAGTTCCATGGCCTTGCCAATGTATTTGTCGAAGTCACCGAGCATGAACAAGGATTTTACGATTCCTACATACTGTGCAAGTTGTCCTATGGCAGCACCGGCGACATAATAGGCATATCCGTATTCAGGATCCATTTGTATGGCTTTTTCAGCAGTTTCTCGTGCTTTCTGGTAATAAAGTTCTTTGTCGACTTCTGTTGCCCAGTTAGCGTATTCTCTGTAACAATCAGCAAGCAAAGTCAGTAATTCCACATTTTCCCATGTTTCAGGAGCCTTTTCCAGAGTAAACATCACCCTGACAAGATCAGGTTTTTTTTGATATGATCTGGCTTCCGCAAACTGAGGATAAATCGTTTCATAATCGATGGCGAATAGGCTCGTGAGTATTACCGTAAAAAGAACTAATAGAATAATTTTTTTCATTCCAACCCCTCCCTTTAACAAGTTAAAATCACAGTTATTATATCATTGTGTGAGCAAACCGTATGTCTGACATTGTGAAAATGGTTGTGGGTTGTAAATGGTTGTGGGTTGTACGTTGTAGGTTGTACGTGAACATACTTACTCCCTCAAAGGATTGGACAAAAAATGAACAACGGGTAGAATGGAGAGTTGATGCAGGGGTAAAATAAAGGGAGTAGTCAGCTGGTGTGGCGATATTCGAAGACCAGGGCTTGTAGAAATCGAGAACCGAGAGCCAGTGAGCACGCTGGCGCGTGGGTAAGCCCAGCTTCGCTGGGGGTGGACCGACTTTGTCGGTGGTACGTGCCTGCGGCAGATGTAAGAAACCGTTGTAGGTGGTAGGTTGTTGGTTGTACGTGACAATCGAGAATCGAGAAAGACGGTTATAGGTGGTAGGTTGTGGGTTCCAGTCTCCAACATCTAACATCGCTCTTTTGCTCTTGTCGGCCAACGGTAAACAGATAACGGCAAATGGCTTTTCACGAAGTCAGCATATTGCGCACCCTTTGCGTTCTCTCACCCTCTCGGTTCTCGATTCTCGGTTTTTCCATACCCCAGACCCGCTCTTTTCAAGAAGAGGTTCTTATCGGTCAACGGAAAACGGTTCTCACGAAGTCAACAAATCGCACGTTCTCTCGGATCTCGGACTCTCGGTCGTCGAATCTCGGTTTTTTCCATACCCCATACCCTTAACCCGTTCTTCCCAAGAGGGTTCTTATCGGATGACTGAAGACGGATAACGGTATTAGAAGAGGAGGAGTTCTATGAAGCTGGTGATTGTAAGGTATGGTGAAATAGGCCTCAAAGGCAGGAACAAGAAGTATTTTGAGCTCGCTCTGGAGAGGAATATCCGCAATCAATTACCTGGAGTAAAGACGAGGACCACGGGTGGAAGGGTCTATGTCGAAACTGGAGAATATCCTCTGGAGGATGTTAAGAAGACCCTCGAAAGGACTTTCGGGATACAGAACTTCAGCATGGGGACCATGGTGGGCTTTGATGTTGAAGAAATTCTTTCGGCTGCTCTCGAGGTATCGGAAGTTGAAGTTAGCAAAGGAAGAAAAAGCTTCAAAGTTGAAACTAAAAGGGCGAATAAGAAGTTTCCTGTTCGAAGCCTGGAACTCAGTGCTTTCCTTGGAGAGAAAATCCTTGAGAAATTTCCAGAACTCCACGTAGATGTCCACAACCCTGAATTTGTAGTCGGCGTCGAGGTTAGAAACAGGGGAACGCTTCTATTCAGCAGTAAACTGGCAGGACCAGGTGGGATCCCTGTGGGTGTAAGTGGTAAGGGTTTGTTGCTTCTTTCGGGTGGGATAGACAGCCCCGTTGCTGGCTGGTATTCGTTGAAGCGTGGACTCGATGTGCATGGAATTCATTTTGCGAGTCCACCATATACCGGTGAAAAAGCTCTTGAAAAAGTTATTGATCTTGCCAGACTGCTTTCAATGTATAATGGAGGCAGGGAGTTCAAACTTTACAATGTTGGATTTACAAAAGCGCAACTCACAGTGCACAGAAGAGTGCCTGAAAAATTCAGTTTAATCATACAGCGCCGAACTATGATGAGGATCGCAACTGAAATCGCCGATAAATTAGGGTACAAAGTCCTCATTACGGGCGAAAATGTGGGACAGGTTGCGAGCCAGACTATCGAGAACATGTATGCTATTACCGAAGCAACGAACAAATTAGTTCTGAGGCCCCTAACGGGTTTTGACAAGATTGAAACTATAGATGTGGCAAGAAGAATCGGAAGCTTCGAAATCTCCACAAGACCCTATGAAGATTGTTGTACGGTTTTTGTCCCAAAGGAACCGGCAACAAAAGCAAGAATAAAAGATATCTTGAGAACCGAAAGCGGAATTGACTTTGATACACTTGTAAATGAAGCTGTTCAACTCACGAAAGTTTACACGATAAAACATGGGCAGGTGATTGGGGTTGAAGCTTTTAAAGTGGCTGAATGATATTCCTTTTGTTCTTCTAACGCTCTGGGTTTTTATTGCCTTTGTGGGTTACGTGTTGGTTTATGGTTCTGTAGTCCTTTTTATTGGATGGATTATTGAAAAAATCGCTGGCAGGGAGAAAGCAAAGAGATATATTGGCAAAGAAGTGGCCAGATTTGGCAGAAACGCTTTTAGAGCAATAGGTGCAAAAGTCAGAGCCTATGGCAGAGAGAAAGTCCCATCAAAGGGACCAATGGTGATCATCTCGAATCATCAGAGTGCATTTGATATACCTCTAGTTGCTGGCTATGTGCGAGGAGAGATTTCTTTTATTGCCAAAGTGGAAGTCTCAAAAATTCCTGGGCTTGCGCAATTTGTCAAGAGGTTGGATGGGGTCTTCATTGATCGTGGGAACAGGTTGCAGACAGTGGGAGTGATTAGGAATATTATGAAGATCCTCAAAAATGGCGGAACGATAATGTTGTTTCCAGAAGGAACACGCAGTGTTGATGGGGAATTGCAGAGTTTTAGGAAAGGAAGTCTTGCATTGCCTTACAGAATGAAAGTTCCTATTGTTCCCGTCGCACTGGATGGCACAAAGGATATAATGGTAAAGGGGAGACTGCTCGTGAGACCCGCGAAGGTAAGATTGAAAATACTGGATCCAGTCGACCCCAAAGAGTTTGAGAGCGAGGAGGAGCTTGAAAAGCATCTTCAAGCACTCATCGGCAAAGCTCTTAAGGAGCTCAGAAGTATGAGCTGAGAGGTGATATTATGTTGAAAGTCAAGATCCGCGGACTGGCCCTTGATCAAACGAACTCGCCTGTTGTTATACTGGAAGTTGATAACTCTAACAGAGGCTTTGGCATCTGGATAGGTCCCTTTGAAGCAGAATCACTGGCTCTTGCTGTGAGCGGGAAGGAATATCCCAGACCCCTTACATATGACCTATTCATTAACACCATAAAAGCAGCGAATGCAATGTTTGAAAAGGCTATCATTCATTCCGTTAAGGAGAACATCTATTACGCAACGCTCTATCTAATCGATGGCGATGGGGAAGAAAAAGAAATAGACGCGAGGCCGTCAGATTGTCTGGTACTGGCGGTTAAGTATGGATTTCCCGTTTACGTTGCAGAGGAAGTCTTTGAAAGTAGTGCTATCGATCTAAGCAAAATCCCCACCGGTTATACTGAAGACGATGAAGAAGAGTCTGAGCAAAACGAAGATGAATTCAAGAAGTTTCTGAATAACATCGATATAGAAGACATCAAAAAATACCTAGAAAAAAAGAAAGGAAAAGAAGAAGAATAAATGCCAATGCTTTCTTTGAAAGAGTTTATCTCTCTTTTCAATAGTTATCTGAAGCGGAAGATAGAAAAATTGGGCCATTCTCAAGAATTTACCCCCCTTCTGTCTTATACACCTCTAAGTGGAGGAAAAAGACTGCGGCCCTACCTTATTTACCTCTTTTCTGAACCTCTGGGTGTTTCAAAAGAAATTTATCTGGAATTGGGTACAGCTGTTGAATTATTTCACAGTGGTAGTCTTGTTCAGGATGACCTGCCGTCTCTAGATAATGATGATTATAGAAGGGGAAAACCGGCTCTACACAAACTATATGGTGAAGGCCGCGCCTTACTTGCAGCGGATTATCTGATGCTCTATTCAGGGAAGATAATCTCTAGTATATCACTACCCGCCAAGCTAATAGTCGAACTGATGGAGCTTTGGAATGAAACCGCCCTTGAAGTTATTGAAGGAGAGTTTCTGGATATCAGTATCAGCAAAGGCCGGCCGGAAGAAGTCGAAAAAATTCACCGCTTAAAAACGGCTTCATTATTTGGTTTTTGTTTCTCATCTCCATATGTCTGTGCGGGTGAAGTTCGAAAAGCAATTTCTATGAAAAGTGCAGGCATCGATTTTGGCAGGGCTTTTCAGATATTCGATGATATCAAGGATAAGGTCGGCAGCATTGCAACGCTGGGAAAAACACCGGGCAAAGACGAATCTCAAGGGCGCCCCAGCGCATTGAGGTATATGGAAATAGAGGAAGCAAAGGAATACGCAAGAAAACTATATACAGAAGCCATCAAAAAGATAGAATTTATCGAAGCTAGAAAAGCTCTACTCGAGATCCTCTCAATGATAGAGAAATATTAGAAAAAAGATTTGAGTGCTTTCAAAAAGTGGTTCACAGTTGGATAACGCTGGAAAGGTTCTAAAGCCATGGCTTTTTTTATGATTCGTCTTATCTTATAACTCACCGGCGGAATAGGGAGCGCTATTCCCTTTTCTCTTTCAGGAGCGGGTATCGGGTCTTCTCCACTCACGATAAAAAAGAGAATACCACCAAGAGAATAGATGTCCGATTGAAGGGTTATAATGGTTTGATTGTGAAACCTTTCGGGCGAAGAATAGCTCCATGAAATTATCTTCCCATGGGTCATGGTATAGATCGTGTTTGTAAAACTGGCTGCCCCAAAATCCATTATCTTAACACCTTCAGAATTTATCATGATGTTAGAAGGCTTCAAATCGCCGTGCAATATACCCCTATCATGTATCGCTTTTAATCCCAGAGCGATCTCTTTAATCAATTCGATAGCTTCTCTTGTACCAGGCGGGCCGTGTAATTTTATATGTTCTTTTAACGTTTTTCCTTCGACATACTCCATTACGTAATAGGCAGTGTTATTTTCCAGAAAATAGTCAAGAACCTTGACTATCCGCTTGTCTTCGACTGTGGTTATCATCTTTGCCTCTTCAATAAACTCAGCGATACGCTGGAAGGTCTTTTCGGGTTCTTCGGTAAATACAATCTCCTTCCCTTCTCTGGTGCAGTTTTTTGGAAAGAATTCCTTTATTGCTACTTTACGGTCATTCCTGGCAGTATCTAGCGCTAAATAAGTTATTCCAAAACCGCCTGAACCAAGACTCGCAACGACTCTATAACGACCATTCAGAAAAATTCCGCTTTTCAATGGTAATCTTATTGAAATCCCCCCATTAGACGTGGTAATATCCATTAGATTTTACCAGAATAAGGGAGTTTTTTATGCTAGCCGATTTACATATGCATTCTCATCATTCTGATGGAACGAAAAGCGTTGAAGAGCTTGTTGAAATAGTGTTATCTAAAAAGATTAGATTCTTTTCGATAACCGATCATGATAATATGAAAGCGCAACATAAGGCCTCTAAACTGGCGGAGCAACTTGGACTGACTTATGTGTCAGGTATTGAAATAGGTTGCCGATATACCGGTGGAATTATGGACATACTCGGTTACAATGTTGACTATAATGACAGGACATTCCTTCAATTCCTCGAGAAACTGATTGAACACCGTGACAACAGAAATGAGTTGATAGTCAGGAAATTGAATGAATTGGGTTTTGAGATAAGTATGTCAGAAATCTTTCAGGAATCAAATGGTACGATTGTTGGGCGCCCTCACATATCCAGAGTCATGTTGAAGAAAGGATATGTTCAGGATCTGAACGATGCTTTCGAAAAATACATTGGAGAAGGCAGACCAGCTTATGTAGATAAGAACAAGTACAGATCGGATGAAGTCATTTCATACATTAGAAACGCGGGTGGAATTGCAATCCTCGCTCACCCCTTTTCTCTCAATCTCGAACCCAAAGATCTCACTCAAAAAGTGGCAGAACTTGTCTCATTTGGTCTTCAGGGGATTGAGGTGTTTTATAAGGAATACAACGCTGAGGATCAAAATATCTTACTCGAAATAGCAAAAAACTTCCACCTGCTGGTAACAGGTGGAAGTGATTATCATGGAGATAACAAACCTGATATAGAACCGGGAGTGGAAATTCCTGACAAATACCTGTGGGAATTTATCTCTTTTCTTAACCTCCAGAAACCGCTCTAACTATCCTAACTTCCGCATCTTCTGATATCTTTGAGTCGGAGGTTTTGATTGCTCCATTGACTAGAACTATATGCGATTCAGGGTTAAGGTTCAACGTTTCAAGTAGCTTTTTAACGCTGAAAGCCTCGTCAAAATTGTATTCTTTTTCATCTAACATGACTCTCAAGTCAATCACCTCGCAAAGAATATATCAGATCTCCTATCTTTTTTCAACTCAGTTCGATCCAAGCACCGCAAGAGCTATGGAGGCTAACTTTGCCCTTTCGGTGTCTGCCCTCGACACAATCACTATTGGCGCCCTAGCACCGAGTATGAGGCCAGCTATCGTTCCACCGGAAAGGTAGACGGCGGATTTACCAAGGAAATTTCCTGAATGAATATCAGGTACAATCAGAAGGTCCGCTTTGCCAGCGACTTCTCCCGAAACCTTTTTTACACGGGCGGCGTATTCATTGAGAGCGTTATCAATTCCTAATGGGCCATCTATATAACATGGGGGCAATTGCTTTCTTTCTGCCATCTTTGATATTACCGCTGCGTCCATAGTTTCAGGCATATCTGGATTGACAACTTCCACGGCAGCTATGAGAGCAACACGAGGATATACATAACCAAGCTTATGCATGAATTTTACAGAGTTCTCAATTATTGCAACTTTTTGTTGCAGGTCAGGTCTTATTACCATTCCGCCGTCGGAAACAAAGATCAGTCTGTCGATTGTGGGAACGTCCAATGCTGCAATGTGGCTTAAAAGATTTTTCCCTCTTAATCCCCATTCTTTATTGAGAACAGCCTTTAACAGAGTGGCGGTTTTCACCAGCCCTTTCATCAGGATGTCTGCTTCACCACTTGATATGAGTTTCACTCCTTTTTCGGAAGCCTCTTCAGGGCTGCGGGCATCCACAGTTGGGAAGTTCGTTCCCAGTTCTTTCTGGATTTTGCTGGTTGTTTCTTTGTTTCCAACGAGCACGGCGTTGGCAACACCCTCATCTTTCGCTTTCTTAAGTGCTTTTATTCCTTCAACGTCCTCGGAGCCTACCAGGACAACCTTTTTTGTCTTTTTTAATTCTCTCGCCTTTTTCAGAACATCTTCAAAACTCTTAAACAAAATAACACCTCCGTTCATCAATTTCCATTGCAGATATAGCCGATTTTTTCATAAAAACCACACCGGATGACCGGTGTGGCGTTCCGACATAATAGATTGTATTATCAGTGACTCAGGAAAACAAAGAGGTTCTTTCCCCGGGAGAGTTCTTCAGCGTCAGTTATAATAATTTTATAAGTGTTACCGATTTCATCCTTCGCAATGACCAGTGGCCATGTATCTTTATCGAAGAACCTTCCAGTTGCTTTTTCTATTGCTTGTATTTCTTCCGGAGTGAAAAGATCAAAATATTCCAAAGAAGCCAGGCCAGTTATCGCATCTTTTGAAAGTTTTTCTCGCCCTATCTGTTTGCCGTTGTGGAAAATCAAGAGTTCGCCTTTCAGCGTTCCAGCAAGTATGAGGGTCTCACCTAACAATTTATGGGTTGTCATGCTCGTGAAATATGGTTCATATCCCTTATCGGATGAAGGGTTTGTTATAAAATACCAGTAAGGACCTTCCGTTACTGCACCGTGTTCGTCGCGAACTGTGACTTTCCAGCGATAAATGGAATACGGTCTCAGGAAACTCGTTTTGAATCTGGTAGAAGCGGTGTCGAAGATCTCAAGTATATCATCCACTGTCAAGCATTCCAATATAATATCGTACGATAGTCGGTCGCCATCAGGATCTTGAGCGATCCAGGTGAAGTCTCTGAAATCCGTATCAACAACGGCGAAATTCGATGGGGATACCGGTTCTGGTACCACAGGGGGACGATTTGCTGTGAAAAAGCTTTTGGAATCTGTCGCTGTTCCTCCATGCCCATCATATACCAGTACCACAGCTTTGTATTCCTTATTTCCGATCAGTCCGTCAGTTATATAAACGGGTGAAGCAGATGAAGAATCGAATTCAATGGGTTCAACAACATCTTTACCCGTTTTGTCCAGTATCCTCAATTTTCCTTTGAGAATATCACCGTCTAGATCAAACATAAAACAGCTGATACCTGCAAAATCTGGGTTAAGCTTTTCTTTAGGGATTACCAGGTTTACAATGGGTGCGTGATTTCTGACTACGAAGTCGAATTTATTACTCCTGATCGGCTCATTTACATAGCCATCCTCAACTTCAACATACCAGCTGTATCTGGTGTTTCCTTTGAGTCGGGGCATTTCGAGGTAAGGCTCCTGGGTCGTAGCAGAATAGACGAACTCCCCGTCTTCGTATAGATAGAAGGTATAAAATAGTGGATCAGCATCTTCGTCATACGCTCTCCACTGGAACCTTATCGTATCCGGCAACTCCGATGCCCCGTTTAAAGGGAATCCAAGGACGACATTGGGGGGGGTATTTAGAGTTTCAAACGTTTCCGTT
This genomic interval from Kosmotoga pacifica contains the following:
- a CDS encoding serine/threonine protein kinase, translating into MDITTSNGGISIRLPLKSGIFLNGRYRVVASLGSGGFGITYLALDTARNDRKVAIKEFFPKNCTREGKEIVFTEEPEKTFQRIAEFIEEAKMITTVEDKRIVKVLDYFLENNTAYYVMEYVEGKTLKEHIKLHGPPGTREAIELIKEIALGLKAIHDRGILHGDLKPSNIMINSEGVKIMDFGAASFTNTIYTMTHGKIISWSYSSPERFHNQTIITLQSDIYSLGGILFFIVSGEDPIPAPEREKGIALPIPPVSYKIRRIIKKAMALEPFQRYPTVNHFLKALKSFF
- a CDS encoding PHP domain-containing protein is translated as MLADLHMHSHHSDGTKSVEELVEIVLSKKIRFFSITDHDNMKAQHKASKLAEQLGLTYVSGIEIGCRYTGGIMDILGYNVDYNDRTFLQFLEKLIEHRDNRNELIVRKLNELGFEISMSEIFQESNGTIVGRPHISRVMLKKGYVQDLNDAFEKYIGEGRPAYVDKNKYRSDEVISYIRNAGGIAILAHPFSLNLEPKDLTQKVAELVSFGLQGIEVFYKEYNAEDQNILLEIAKNFHLLVTGGSDYHGDNKPDIEPGVEIPDKYLWEFISFLNLQKPL
- a CDS encoding MoaD/ThiS family protein; translation: MLDEKEYNFDEAFSVKKLLETLNLNPESHIVLVNGAIKTSDSKISEDAEVRIVRAVSGG
- a CDS encoding bifunctional enoyl-CoA hydratase/phosphate acetyltransferase, with the translated sequence MFKSFEDVLKKARELKKTKKVVLVGSEDVEGIKALKKAKDEGVANAVLVGNKETTSKIQKELGTNFPTVDARSPEEASEKGVKLISSGEADILMKGLVKTATLLKAVLNKEWGLRGKNLLSHIAALDVPTIDRLIFVSDGGMVIRPDLQQKVAIIENSVKFMHKLGYVYPRVALIAAVEVVNPDMPETMDAAVISKMAERKQLPPCYIDGPLGIDNALNEYAARVKKVSGEVAGKADLLIVPDIHSGNFLGKSAVYLSGGTIAGLILGARAPIVIVSRADTERAKLASIALAVLGSN